The following are encoded in a window of Amaranthus tricolor cultivar Red isolate AtriRed21 chromosome 2, ASM2621246v1, whole genome shotgun sequence genomic DNA:
- the LOC130805060 gene encoding protein argonaute 5-like: MSHRGGSGGGGGRGRGGYDSGGGGGRGGGGRGGYDSGGGRGRGGYDTGGGRGRGGYDSGGGRGRGGYDSGGGRGRGGYDSGGGRGRGGYSGESSGRGGGGGRGGFRPPNVGLLTKDIWELAAGRGGNAGGVAKQTENLKVSGAPSSSKALSLPKRPGFGTIGLKCVVRANHFLVELADRDFHHYDVSIDPEVTSKKFSREILSKLVQVHKAYLGKRIPAYDGNKSLYTAGPLPFTSKEFSVEIERERRGKMDIQKFQVTIKFATKVDTHNLLEYLSGRSSESPQDAIQVLDIVLRATKPPDYAVIGRSFFSVNLGIGNLGEGLEYWRGYYQSIRPTQMGLSLNMDSSARPFLEAVMVPEFVQNYLNLRDLSRPLSDANRVKVKRALKGVTVEVTHAGYKKSCKIIGLSNEPSSHLMFTAGETEMSVFQYFKNKYKIPLRYPLLPCIQIGQPKRQTYLPMEVCKISEGQKYLKKLNERQVTQLLRATCQRPHEREENINKMVKDNKFSQNQMVKQEFGMNVSEVCATIDARVLPPPMLKYHESGKEKEVAPGVGQWNMIDKKMYAGARVDFWAIVSFSNLEQGLVNHFGNDLVAMCVSKGMVFNKNPCVPTCFAHPAQIEKTLSEVWTRTGKQLQLLIIILPDSTGSYGTIKRICETELGIVSQCCQPKQAAKLSKQYLENVALKINVKAGGTNTVLKDAVLRHIPLLTDRPTIIFGADVTHAQPGEDSSASIAAVVASMDWPAVTRYKGLVSAQGHREEIIQDLYKIVDDPKRGKVHSGMIRELLISFRKSTNTIPDRIIFFRDGVSEGQFAHVLLHEMDAIRKACLSLQADYLPRVTFVVVQKRHHTRLFPVNRDLTDRSGNILPGTVVDTKICHPSEFDFYLCSHAGIQGTSRPTHYHVLFDENNFTADLLQLLTNSLCYTFARCTRSVSVVPPAYYAHLAAFRARYYVEGTTASDSGSGGGKDIKDKAEQVASNLPQIKDNVKEVMFYC; encoded by the exons ATGTCGCATCGCGGTGGTAGTGGCGGAGGCGGTGGTCGAGGTCGCGGTGGATATGATTCTGGTGGCGGTGGTGGACGCGGTGGTGGTGGACGAGGTGGATACGATTCCGGCGGTGGTAGAGGGCGCGGTGGATACGATACCGGCGGTGGTAGAGGGCGCGGTGGATACGATTCCGGCGGTGGTAGAGGACGCGGTGGATACGATTCCGGCGGTGGTAGAGGACGCGGTGGATACGATTCCGGTGGAGGTAGGGGACGCGGCGGATATTCTGGAGAATCTAGTGGAAGAGGCGGCGGTGGAGGTCGTGGAGGTTTCCGACCACCAAATGTAGGACTTTTAACAAAGGATATATGGGAGTTAGCGGCGGGTCGTGGTGGTAATGCAGGTGGTGTCGCTAAACAGACGGAGAACTTGAAAGTATCGGGGGCTCCGTCGTCTTCGAAGGCGTTGTCACTTCCAAAGAGACCTGGATTCGGAACGATTGGTTTAAAATGTGTTGTTCGAGCCAATCATTTTCTCGTTGAACTTGCTGATCGAGATTTTCATCACTATGAT GTGTCAATTGATCCAGAAGTTACCTCTAAGAAATTCAGCAGAGAAATACTGAGTAAACTTGTACAGGTTCACAAGGCGTATTTGGGGAAACGCATTCCAGCATATGATGGTAATAAGAGCCTGTATACTGCAGGACCATTGCCATTCACATCCAAGGAATTTTCTGTTGAGATAGAACGTGAAAGAAGAGGAAAGAT GGACATTCAAAAGTTTCAGGTTACCATCAAATTTGCTACTAAGGTTGATACGCATAATCTTCTAGAGTATCTTTCTGGTCGAAGCTCAGAGTCTCCGCAAGATGCTATACAAGTTCTTGACATTGTTCTTCGTGCTACTAAGCCACCAGA TTATGCTGTGATTGGAAGATCGTTCTTTTCTGTGAATCTGGGTATAGGAAATCTTGGAGAAGGTTTAGAATATTGGAGGGGTTACTATCAAAGCATTCGACCGACTCAGATGGGACTGTCTTTAAATATGG ATTCTTCTGCTCGGCCATTTCTGGAGGCGGTAATGGTTCCTGAGTTTGTTCAGAATTATTTGAACTTGAGAGATCTCTCTCGGCCATTATCTGATGCTAACCGTGTAAAG GTTAAGAGGGCATTGAAAGGTGTTACAGTGGAAGTGACTCATGCGGGATACAAAAAATCCTGCAAAATTATTGGTCTGTCAAATGAACCATCAAGCCATCTGAT GTTTACAGCAGGCGAAACAGAAATGTCTGTTTTTCAGTACTTTAAAAATAAGTACAAAATTCCACTGCGATATCCTTTATTACCATGTATCCAAATTGGACAACCTAAGAGGCAAACTTATCTTCCTATGGAG GTATGCAAGATTTCAGAGGGCCAGAAATATCTGAAGAAGTTAAATGAGAGACAGGTGACTCAGCTTCTTAGGGCAACTTGCCAACGACCTCATGAAAGAGAGGAGAACATCAACAAG ATGGTAAAGGACAATAAGTTTAGTCAAAATCAGATGGTCAAGCAGGAGTTTGGAATGAATGTTTCTGAAGTGTGTGCAACTATTGATGCTCGAGTGTTGCCCCCACCAATG CTCAAGTATCATGAAAGTGGGAAGGAAAAAGAAGTCGCCCCGGGGGTAGGTCAGTGGAATATGATTGATAAG AAAATGTATGCCGGTGCCAGGGTGGATTTCTGGGCTATAGTTAGCTTTTCAAATCTTGAACAAGGCTTAGTAAATCACTTTGGAAATGATCTGGTTGCAATGTGTGTTAGCAAGGGAATG GTTTTCAATAAGAACCCATGTGTTCCTACATGCTTCGCGCATCCTGCTCAAATTGAGAAAACATTATCAGAAGTATGGACCCGGACTGGCAAACAGTTGCAACTGTTGATTATTATATTACCTGATTCTACAGGATCATATG GAACAATCAAAAGAATCTGTGAAACAGAGCTGGGAATAGTTTCTCAATGTTGTCAACCCAAGCAGGCTGCCAAGCTTAGCAAGCAATACCTTGAAAACGTTGCTCTGAAAATCAATGTGAAG GCTGGAGGAACAAATACTGTTCTGAAAGATGCTGTTCTGAGGCATATACCTCTGTTAACTGATCGCCCAACTATAATTTTTGGTGCTGATGTTACGCATGCGCAACCAGGAGAGGATTCTAGTGCCTCTATTGCTGCG GTAGTTGCTTCAATGGACTGGCCTGCTGTGACAAGATATAAGGGACTTGTTTCTGCCCAGGGTCATCGTGAAGAAATAATCCAAGATCTTTACAAAATTGTTGATGATCCAAAGAGGGGTAAAGTACATAGTGGGATGATCAG AGAATTGCTGATATCTTTCAGAAAATCAACCAACACAATTCCTGACAGAATTATCTTCTTTAG AGATGGGGTTAGTGAAGGTCAATTTGCTCATGTTCTGCTGCATGAGATGGATGCCATACGGAAG GCTTGTTTGTCCTTGCAAGCGGACTATTTACCCCGTGTAACATTTGTGGTGGTGCAAAAACGTCATCACACCCGCCTTTTCCCAGTTAATCGAGATCTTACCGATAGGAGTGGGAACATACTACCAG GTACTGTGGTGGATACTAAAATTTGTCATCCTTCAGAGTTTGACTTTTACCTATGCAGTCATGCAGGAATACAG GGAACAAGCCGTCCAACTCACTATCATGTTCTGTTTGATGAAAACAATTTCACAGCGGATTTGCTGCAGCTCTTGACTAATAGTTTGTGTTACAC ATTTGCTCGATGCACCCGCTCCGTCTCTGTTG TTCCGCCAGCTTATTACGCTCACCTTGCTGCATTCCGTGCTCGTTACTATGTTGAAGGGACAACAGCATCAGACAGTGGTTCCGGTGGTGGAAAGGACATCAAGGACAAAGCAGAACAGGTTGCTAGTAATCTCCCACAGATCAAGGACAATGTTAAGGAAGTCATGTTTTACTGCTAA
- the LOC130805061 gene encoding aspartic proteinase 36-like isoform X2 has translation MTELDMAVCCSLSMELLIFLFLVPLILTELYYTKVELGTPAQEFNVQIDTGSDVLWIGCTGCYGCPETTGLQDIQLNAFKPRSSSSASVIKCNNKRCSMGAQYSDAICDNSNNCAYQFQYGDGSGTQGYYISDLLHLETIVGDTRSSNNSAKVIFGCSVAQTGDLTKTDRAVDGIFGFGQQAMSIVTQLSSQGIAPAAFSHCLRGDDNGGGILVLGSIVEPGIVYTSMVPSMPHYNLNLESISVNGRKLPIDSSVFTTSSNSGTIIDSGTTLAYLSEEAYNPFVNAISAAVSQSVRPLLSRGNSCYLITSSVDEVFPQVSLNFAGGASMILRPQDYLLEQSSIAGAPVWCMGFQKMDGQGMTILGDLVLKDKVVVYDLANQRIGWVNYDCSQSVNVSTSTGSNSNMYVNTGQLSDSISSMIPSCKKTLIVLLVLLAAWMSM, from the exons TACAAAGGTGGAATTAGGAACTCCAGCACAAGAATTCAATGTACAGATTGATACAGGAAGTGATGTTTTGTGGATTGGTTGCACTGGCTGTTATGGTTGTCCTGAAACCACTGGCCTTCAA GACATTCAACTCAATGCTTTCAAACCAAGAAGCTCATCATCAGCATCGGTTATCAAATGCAACAATAAACGGTGTAGCATGGGAGCTCAATATTCTGATGCCATTTGTGACAACTCGAACAATTGTGCTTACCAGTTCCAGTATGGTGATGGTAGTGGAACTCAGGGTTATTATATATCGGATTTGTTGCATCTGGAGACCATTGTTGGGGATACTCGGTCATCTAACAATTCAGCTAAAGTTATCTTTGG TTGTAGTGTGGCTCAAACCGGAGACTTGACCAAAACCGATAGAGCAGTTGATGGGATTTTTGGCTTCGGTCAGCAGGCTATGTCTATTGTCACGCAGTTGTCATCACAAGGAATTGCGCCTGCAGCATTCTCTCATTGTTTAAGGGGAGATGATAATGGTGGGGGGATATTGGTTCTTGGAAGTATTGTGGAGCCCGGCATAGTGTACACTTCTATGGTTCCATCAAT GCCACACTACAATTTAAATTTGGAGAGCATATCTGTCAATGGTCGAAAACTGCCCATTGATTCTTCAGTTTTTACTACTTCGTCTAATTCTGGGACAATCATTGATTCCGGAACAACCTTGGCTTATCTTTCGGAAGAAGCTTATAATCCGTTCGTTAATGCG ATCTCAGCAGCAGTTTCTCAGTCCGTTCGACCCTTGTTGTCGAGGGGAAACTCATGCTATTTGATAACATCCAG TGTCGATGAGGTATTCCCCCAAGTTAGCTTAAATTTTGCTGGTGGTGCTTCTATGATTCTTAGACCACAAGACTATCTACTTGAGCAAAGCTCCATC GCAGGAGCTCCCGTTTGGTGCATGGGATTTCAGAAAATGGATGGACAGGGGATGACGATATTAGGAG ATCTTGTCCTGAAAGACAAAGTAGTCGTATACGACTTGGCAAATCAACGGATTGGATGGGTCAATTACGATT GTTCGCAATCCGTAAATGTGTCAACAAGTACGGGCTCAAATTCGAACATGTATGTGAACACAGGACAGCTGAGTGACAGCATCTCGTCAATGATTCCTTCATGCAAGAAAACACTAATCGTCTTGTTGGTTTTGTTGGCCGCTTGGATGTCTATGTGA